ATCCATCTGATAAGGAGATTATACAATGAATCATAAGCTTGCAGCACCTGTCCCCCCGCTGGGCTGGAACAGCTGGGATTGCTACGGCGCAGCCGTAACAGAAGCGGAAATCCGCGGCAATGCGGAATATATGGCCGAGCACCTCAAAGACTTCGGCTGGAGCTATATCACCGTTGACATTCAGTGGTATGAGCCTGGTGCCGTGTCCTCTCTGTACCGCCCCTTCGTCCCTCTGATCATGGATGAATACTCCCGGCTGATGCCTGCCGAGAACCGCTTCCCTTCGGCAGCAGGCGGCCAGGGCTTCAAGCCGCTGGCCGACTATGTCCACAGCCTGGGACTGAAATTCGGTATTCATATTATGCGCGGCATTCCGCGCCAGGCCGCCCATGCAGGCACCGCTATTCTAGGTACGGAGGCAACTGCCCGCGAGATCGCGCACACGAACTCCATCTGCCCGTGGAATACAGATATGTACGGTGTCGATGCATCTAAGGAAGGCGCTCAGGCCTACTACAATTCACTCTTTGAACTGTACGCCCAGTGGGGGGTCGATCTGGTCAAGGTGGATGACATCGCCGCCTCGAGACTCTACGATACCCATCAGCCGGAGATTGCCCTGATTTCTGCGGCAATCGAAAATTGCGGACGTCCGATGGTCCTGAGCCTCTCCCCCGGCCCCGCTCCGGTAGAATATAAAGAGCATTTCACCGGACATGCCAACATGTGGCGCATCACGGATGACTTCTGGGACCGCTGGGAGCTGCTGCTGGACATGTTCAGCCGCTGCCGCAGTTGGCAGGGCGTCCCGCAGGCCGGCTCATGGCCGGATTGCGACATGCTGCCGCTCGGACACATCGGCGTCCGCTCCGTCGACGGCGGCGGGGATGACCGCTGGACCCGCTTCACCCGTGACGAGCAGCTGACGATGATGTCGCTGTGGAGTATTTTCCGTTCGCCGCTGATCTTCGGCGGCGAGCTGCGGGATAACGACGATTGGACCCTGTCGCTGCTCACCAACCGTGAGGTGCTGCGCATGCAGCGCGAGAGCCATGGCGCCAGGGAAGCCCTGTACCGCGATGAGCTGATCGTCTGGACCGCAGCTCATGACGACGGCACCCGGTACGCAGCCGTCTTCAACATTGGCAGCGGCCCGCTGCCGGTTGACCTGAGTCTCGAAGAGATCGGCCTAAGCGGCATGGCCGCAGGTACGGAGCTGTGGAGCCAGACGCCTGCTGAACTTAGCGGCGGCGTGCTGAAGACCACCGTGCCTCCGCACGGGGTACGGCTGTATAGCTTCTCGTAGGAGAAGCTCAGCAGAAATACCAACAGCCTGCGGGAATGGAGTAGTTCCATTCCCGCAGGCTGTTTCTTTTGACAATATAGGTGAAGGAGCTTGCGCTTCTAAATCCTTATGCCTTCCCCATCGTGCTGATATCAATCACAAACCGGTAACGCACATCCGAGGCCAGTACACGCTCCCAGGCTTCATCGATCTGGTCAGCCGAAATCACTTCGATCTCGGAAGCGATCTGATGTTCAGCGCAGAAATCAAGCATCTCCTGTGTCTCGCGGATTCCCCCGATCATCGAACCGGCAAAGGAACGGCGGTGACCGATCAGCGAGAAGGCGTTAACAGCCAAAGGATCAGCGGGTGCACCGACATTCACCAACGTCCCGTCCAGCGCCAGGAGTGACAGGAAGGCATTGATATTTACCTGCGCACTGACCGTATTAATGATCAGATCGAAGGAACCGGCCAGTTGCTTGAATGTCTCCGGATCAGTGGTGGCATAATAATGATCTGCGCCCAATTGCAGGCCGTCTTCCTTCTTCTTCAGGGATTGGGATAACACCGTAACCTCAGCCCCCATGGCATGAGCAATTTTCACTGCCATATGCCCCAGCCCGCCGAGACCGACTACAGCTACCTTTTTGCCGGGAGCAGCTCCCCAGTGGCGCAGTGGTGAGTAAGTAGTGATTCCGGCACACAACAGCGGTGCAGCAGCGTCAAGCGGAAGGCTGTCGGGAATCCGCACCACGAAGTCTTCAGTGACAACGATATGTGTGGAATATCCGCCTTGTGTATAGTGCCCGTGGCGGTCAGTCGCTCCATAGGTTCCTGTGTTCCCCTCCAGACAATATTGCTCCTCGCCTTGCCGGCAGCTGCTGCACACTCCGCAGGAATCGACCATACAGCCTACCCCGACACGGTCGCCAACAGCATATTTCGTCACTCCAGAACCGATCTGGCTGACAATACCTGCAATCTCATGCCCCGGAACCAGCGGATATTTCACCGGTCCCCACTCCCCGCGGACGGTATGAATATCGGAATGGCAAATACCGGCGTATTTAATCTCGATCAGAACATCCTGCGGCAGCAGCTCCCGGCGTTCGATCGTAGTCAGCTTGAACGGGCCTTCCTGGCTGAATGCAGCATGTGCATTAACTTGTATCATAGTGAGACCTCTTTTCAATAGAATAGTAGACATCATTCCTTAAGCTTTACAAAGCTTATAATATTCCTTAAAGTTAACTCTAAGTCAAGCCCGAAATATCCAGGACAGGAGAACGATGATGAAGACCTATTCCATAAGCGAAGCCGCAGCGCATTTCAACATGACCCCGCATACCCTGCGTTACTATGACAAAGAGGGCCTGCTCCCTTCTATAGAGAGAACGCCCAGCGGCAAACGTGTATTCAAGCCCTCCGACATGGAGGCCCTGAAGATCATTGAATGCCTGAAGGCCTCCGGGATGCCCATCAAAGAGATTAAGCATTTCATTGAATGGTGCTCCGAAGGAGATTCCACCCTGCAGCGCCGATACGACATGTTCCTGGAGCGGAAGGCTTCCGTAGAAGCGCAGATGGAGGAATTAAGAAAAACGATGGAAGTCATAGACCATAAATGCCACTATTATAAGACTGCCCTGGAAAAGAGTATGGAAGTGGTCCGCCAATCCTAACCAGCCGGGTGGTTCACCAGTCTCCGCTGCGGTTATCGTTACATAGAACGGTTATCGCAGACACATCCTAAGACAGAACCTGCACATAGAAGGGAGATTTACAGATGAAGGATGATCACAAAGCTCCGCTCGACGGACGCACCGCAGGTGTCCACCCGATCCCGGAGGGCGAATCCAGTCCGGCGGACGGTCAATCGGAAACAGACAAGCTGGATGAGATCGTAGGCGCCGTGCTGGGGAATGACCCGGAAGTAGCCGCTCCCGGCCTTGCACCAGAACCGGAAGAGAAGAAGCACCGCAAGCATCGGTAAACTAACTACTTGGCAGTAAATAACCAGACCGGACAAGAGTATCTCTTATCTCTTGTCCGGTCTGGTTATTTGTTGTGCTGAGCTTGCTGATCTTGCCGCTACTCCTCCAGCTCCTTACCATACCCGCGATTCAGCGCTTCACGATAATACAGTGATCCAATGGCAATATCAAAGGCAGCCATTCCCATCGGATTGAACATGACCGCTTCCTCCTTCGGGTATTTGGCCAGCGCGTTGCCGCAGACCACCTCAACGATAGATGCCGTGTCTTCCTTCCGCAGCCCTCTTTGATGATGCATATGTTCAATATCCGTATTCGCACGGCACACTTCATCCCAGTCATCGACAATAATGGCAGAGGTGTGGCTTAAGATCGCCGGGGTGAAATCGCGCAGTGACACATTCAGCAGCAGACTCTGATCTTTGGGCTTGCGGTCAATGTAACCGGAGCTGGATATGGTACAGGTAACGAACAGATCAGCCCCTTCGTAGGCTTCCTCCCATGAATCCACAGGCCGTACCCTTGTTCCAAGCTCTTCCGGGATAGCTTGCAGCGCATCTTGATTCGGATCAAAGATCCGAACCTCCTCCAGCTGGTCCCCGAGCAGCTGATTCAGCATCGACAGATGGAGCTGGCCGATCGGCCCGAACCCGGCGATACCGGCAATGATTTGATCGGCAAAAGGGTGTACCTTCTCGAATTCCTGAATCATCAGCCCGCTGACTGAAGCCGTGCGAATCCCGGAGATGAGCGGACTGTTGATTATAGCTACAGGCTTCCCGCTGCCTGAATCATTCAGGATCGTCACCGAGTGGGCACGGGGAAGCTGCCTGGCATGGTTACCGGGAAAGCTGGCGATCCACTTGATGCCGGCCATCCCGATCTCTCCGCCCACATAAGCGGGCATGGCAATAATCCGGCTGCTTGGATCTTTATCAAAGAGCAGATAGGGTTTAATAGGCTGGGAAAATTCATGCGCTGCCATCACTTGGACAGCACTCCGTATGGTATCGACACTTCTGTTCCAGGGAAGCTGTATGCTCTGTAAATTTGCAGTATTTAAGTATAACATGCTTAAGGCCTCCTCTGCTTATAGGTCTGGCTGCGCGGGCTGACCAAGCTTTTCATCACCGCCTTATCCCTGTAAGCAATTACGCTATTCAGCCGTTGTCTCAACATATGCCGGCGAAGTATACAGGTATACCTCACGCTGGCCTGACAACGCGGTATTTATCCAGCGCCCGACCGGGATCTGCAAGTTTGCAACAACAACATCAAGCCATTATGATTAACCACAGAATGGTTATTGCCCCGGGAGGTAGTCTAGTGTCCAAAACAATATTAGTGGTAGACGATGATGAAGAAATCATGAAGCTCATCAGCAAGACGCTAAGGTATGAGCAATTCGCTGTCATTACGGCCAGTTCGGGGAGAGAAGCTTTATCTGCGGTGGAGGATCACCCTATTGATTTCGTTGTTCTTGATATCGTCATGCCTGATATGAACGGACTGGATGTCTGCCGGACGATCCGGTCGTCTTATAATGTTCCGATTATGTTATTAAGTGCGCGCGATCAGGACATTGATAAAATTGTCGGTCTGGAAATCGGCGCAGATGATTACATGACCAAGCCGTTCAGTATTCAGGAGCTGGCCTCCAGGATCAAGGCTCATTTCCGCAAGGTGGACAGGCTGCACAAAGAGTGGGGCGAGCTTAGTTCCGCCAAAGACAAGGCCGATGCTCCGCTCATTTTGAATGACAAAACGTATGAAGCCTTCCTGTACGGCGGGAAGCTCGATTTATCCGCGAAGGAATTTCAAATTCTGTCTATCCTGATGCGTCACCCCAACCAGGTACTGAGCCGGGAGCAGATCTATGAGAACGTCTGGGGAGACGAATACGGCGAGATCAACACTGTAACGGTTCATATCAAGAATATCCGCAAGAAGCTGGGTCCTGAGTATGACTTTATCAAAACCATCTGGGGCATAGGCTATAAATACACAGAAAGAGAGCAATAGCATGAAACTGAAAATAAAGCTTCCCCTGTTATTCCTGCTGATGCTGCTGATTCTAATGTTCTCGATTGGTTTGTATTTAAAGTTTGTCTTTGCAGTATATTCCCCCATACGTACCACTTTGCTGGACTCACCCTATGTAGTATTACTGCTGCCCATCTTCGTCATCGCCGGCTGCATATTTTCCATTCTGATCGTCTATATTCATTATTATATTGAGAAGCCTATCCGGCGGCTGAATGCCCGGCTGGAGGAGGTCAATGTGGTCCATCCCCTGCCTCCACTGGCTTTGAAGCGCAAGGACGAGATCGGAGAGTTATATAAGCACTTCAACAATATGGAGCACAGGCTTCAGCTCGCCCATAGAGAGCAGACCGATATGATTGCCGCCATCGCCCACGATTTGAAGACACCCCTGACCTCGATTAACGGCTTCACTGAGCTGCTGGCTACACATGAGGACTTACCCGAAGCTGAGAAGCAGGAATATTATGAATTGATTCAGCGGAAGTCAGCCTACATGGTGGAACTCCTCAATGATTTCTCCAGCTTCACCAAAGAAAAATCGGAGCTTGAATCCATGACCGCTAAGCCTGTAAAGGCGACAGAGCTCTTTGCCGACATTGCTTTTGAATATGAGTATGAGCTGGCGGGTCTTGATATTGAACTGGCTTGCCGCCATTCCTTCACGGACAGTATATGGCTGACGGTTAATGAACCGATGATTCGCCGGGTGTTCGGCAACCTCTTCAGTAATGCTGTTAGATATGGCGGCAAGCCAGAGCTTAAGGTGTATATGACCGGATATCTGCGGGAGCATCATGCCTATTTTCAGATTGAGGATAATGGCATTGGTGTGCCGGAAAAGGATATGTCTTCGCTGTTCCTCAAATTCTTCACGGTGGACCCGTCGCGGCAGATCCGTAAGGGCGGACTTGGGCTGGGACTGGCAAGCTGTAAATCAATTATTGAACATCACGGGGGCGAGATTGCGGCCTTCTCCTCCGAATATGGCGGACTCGGGATCAGATTCAGTCTGCCTTTATAGTTTTTTATACTTTCTTCAGATCTGTTTATTTTTCTTTTAATAAAGCTTCATGTTTGGATGTGACAATAAGTTGTAGCAGGATACAACAATCACTGGAACCAAGCAGGAGGTTTGACAAATGAGTATTTTATCTAAGAAAAGAATCGGCAGCACGCCCGCCATACAAATTGACGGAGTGCACAAAAGCTTTGGGGACTATACCATATTAAACAATCTTTCGCTGGAGGTCAGCCGGGGAGAGATCTACGGATTCCTGGGACTGAACGGCGCCGGGAAGACAACGACGATCAAGATGCTCCTGGCGATGATTAAGCCTACTTCCGGCAAGCTCTATATGTTAGGGGAGAAGGTCGACGCCGGAAACTCCAAATTATGGAGCAACGTCGGATATTTGGAGGAGGCTACCTTTTATCCGGATCTGACTGTGACGGAGAATCTTGATATCGCACGGCGTATGCAAGGCTTGCCGGACCCGGATGCTGTGCATCAGGTCATCTATAAGCTGGGGCTTACGCCGCACAAAAAGAAAAAAGCCAAACATCTCTCACTCGGAAACAAGCAGCGCCTGGGACTGGCTAAAGCAATGATTCATAAC
The window above is part of the Paenibacillus sp. FSL H8-0048 genome. Proteins encoded here:
- a CDS encoding glycoside hydrolase family 27 protein, which produces MNHKLAAPVPPLGWNSWDCYGAAVTEAEIRGNAEYMAEHLKDFGWSYITVDIQWYEPGAVSSLYRPFVPLIMDEYSRLMPAENRFPSAAGGQGFKPLADYVHSLGLKFGIHIMRGIPRQAAHAGTAILGTEATAREIAHTNSICPWNTDMYGVDASKEGAQAYYNSLFELYAQWGVDLVKVDDIAASRLYDTHQPEIALISAAIENCGRPMVLSLSPGPAPVEYKEHFTGHANMWRITDDFWDRWELLLDMFSRCRSWQGVPQAGSWPDCDMLPLGHIGVRSVDGGGDDRWTRFTRDEQLTMMSLWSIFRSPLIFGGELRDNDDWTLSLLTNREVLRMQRESHGAREALYRDELIVWTAAHDDGTRYAAVFNIGSGPLPVDLSLEEIGLSGMAAGTELWSQTPAELSGGVLKTTVPPHGVRLYSFS
- a CDS encoding NAD(P)-dependent alcohol dehydrogenase, translated to MIQVNAHAAFSQEGPFKLTTIERRELLPQDVLIEIKYAGICHSDIHTVRGEWGPVKYPLVPGHEIAGIVSQIGSGVTKYAVGDRVGVGCMVDSCGVCSSCRQGEEQYCLEGNTGTYGATDRHGHYTQGGYSTHIVVTEDFVVRIPDSLPLDAAAPLLCAGITTYSPLRHWGAAPGKKVAVVGLGGLGHMAVKIAHAMGAEVTVLSQSLKKKEDGLQLGADHYYATTDPETFKQLAGSFDLIINTVSAQVNINAFLSLLALDGTLVNVGAPADPLAVNAFSLIGHRRSFAGSMIGGIRETQEMLDFCAEHQIASEIEVISADQIDEAWERVLASDVRYRFVIDISTMGKA
- a CDS encoding MerR family transcriptional regulator, encoding MKTYSISEAAAHFNMTPHTLRYYDKEGLLPSIERTPSGKRVFKPSDMEALKIIECLKASGMPIKEIKHFIEWCSEGDSTLQRRYDMFLERKASVEAQMEELRKTMEVIDHKCHYYKTALEKSMEVVRQS
- a CDS encoding 2,3-diaminopropionate biosynthesis protein SbnB, which codes for MLYLNTANLQSIQLPWNRSVDTIRSAVQVMAAHEFSQPIKPYLLFDKDPSSRIIAMPAYVGGEIGMAGIKWIASFPGNHARQLPRAHSVTILNDSGSGKPVAIINSPLISGIRTASVSGLMIQEFEKVHPFADQIIAGIAGFGPIGQLHLSMLNQLLGDQLEEVRIFDPNQDALQAIPEELGTRVRPVDSWEEAYEGADLFVTCTISSSGYIDRKPKDQSLLLNVSLRDFTPAILSHTSAIIVDDWDEVCRANTDIEHMHHQRGLRKEDTASIVEVVCGNALAKYPKEEAVMFNPMGMAAFDIAIGSLYYREALNRGYGKELEE
- a CDS encoding response regulator transcription factor, with product MSKTILVVDDDEEIMKLISKTLRYEQFAVITASSGREALSAVEDHPIDFVVLDIVMPDMNGLDVCRTIRSSYNVPIMLLSARDQDIDKIVGLEIGADDYMTKPFSIQELASRIKAHFRKVDRLHKEWGELSSAKDKADAPLILNDKTYEAFLYGGKLDLSAKEFQILSILMRHPNQVLSREQIYENVWGDEYGEINTVTVHIKNIRKKLGPEYDFIKTIWGIGYKYTEREQ
- a CDS encoding HAMP domain-containing sensor histidine kinase, producing the protein MKLKIKLPLLFLLMLLILMFSIGLYLKFVFAVYSPIRTTLLDSPYVVLLLPIFVIAGCIFSILIVYIHYYIEKPIRRLNARLEEVNVVHPLPPLALKRKDEIGELYKHFNNMEHRLQLAHREQTDMIAAIAHDLKTPLTSINGFTELLATHEDLPEAEKQEYYELIQRKSAYMVELLNDFSSFTKEKSELESMTAKPVKATELFADIAFEYEYELAGLDIELACRHSFTDSIWLTVNEPMIRRVFGNLFSNAVRYGGKPELKVYMTGYLREHHAYFQIEDNGIGVPEKDMSSLFLKFFTVDPSRQIRKGGLGLGLASCKSIIEHHGGEIAAFSSEYGGLGIRFSLPL
- a CDS encoding ABC transporter ATP-binding protein; this translates as MSILSKKRIGSTPAIQIDGVHKSFGDYTILNNLSLEVSRGEIYGFLGLNGAGKTTTIKMLLAMIKPTSGKLYMLGEKVDAGNSKLWSNVGYLEEATFYPDLTVTENLDIARRMQGLPDPDAVHQVIYKLGLTPHKKKKAKHLSLGNKQRLGLAKAMIHNPEILILDEPINGLDPAGVAEIRNMLYNLAHNFGITVFISSHLLEELSKVSTRIGIIHGGKLVQEVAMDKLEQSLEKSLVVNGRNKPALKKVLEEHGYNFVDTADGSIKLTNEHAADHPERLAELLVQSNQPPTSLRVVTEDLEGYFLRTIGVNRGIV